From a region of the Mercurialis annua linkage group LG1-X, ddMerAnnu1.2, whole genome shotgun sequence genome:
- the LOC126668115 gene encoding uncharacterized protein LOC126668115, which yields MDTEMSNTEAVTAVPENDAVREYLMLGRQLITQGKPTQALQAVVMAMRAKGGDEAVFQSLHRARELYITRLQEKTAVDQLASLFAECAIAEAQPFVAESPPQNVGGSSVLPDSHVNSILAETGRMQIVLDAFSDGTSFICLQCGGLVSNHRKDEHYAHWCCNL from the exons ATGGATACAGAGATGTCGAACACAGAGGCAGTGACGGCGGTTCCAGAAAACGATGCCGTGAGAGAGTACCTCATGTTGGGTCGTCAACTTATCACCCAGGGAAAACCCACTCAGGCTCTTCAAGCG GTTGTCATGGCAATGCGAGCCAAAGGCGGGGATGAGGCCGTGTTTCAATCATTGCACCGTGCTCGTGAGTTGTACATAACCCGGCTGCAAGAAAAGACTGCTGTTGATCAACTTGCTTCTCTGTTTGCTGAGTGTGCAATTGCTGAAGCTCAGCCTTTCGTAGCAGAATCACCGCCTCAAAATGTAGGTGGCTCATCAGTTCTGCCAGATTCCCATGTGAACTCTATACTTGCAGAAACAGGGAGGATGCAAATTGTATTGGATGCGTTTTCAGACGGGACCAGCTTCATCTGTTTACAATGTGGAGGTCTTGTCAGTAACCATCGCAAAGATGAGCATTATGCTCACTGGTGTTGCAATCTTTGA